In Nitrospira sp., the following are encoded in one genomic region:
- the clpB gene encoding ATP-dependent chaperone ClpB, translating to MDLNRMTRKLQEALQAASAHAMRRSHQGIDVEHLLLALLEQADGLATPLLERSGVALSAVQQAAEQALTKLPQVQGAGAAPGQIHVATRLSTTLTQAEQERQALKDEYLSVEHVLLAMVEAGGVFKKLGLTRAKLLDALHQVRGNQRVTSQDPETTYQALEKYGRDLTTLASQGKLDPVIGRDDEIRRTIQILSRRTKNNPVLIGEPGVGKTAIVEGLAQRIIKGDVPEGLKQKRVVVLDMGALVAGAKFRGDFEERLKAVLKEIQSAQGDVLLFIDELHTVVGAGAAEGSMDAANLLKPMLARGELHMIGATTLDEYRKHVEKDAALERRFQPVLVDQPTVDNTISILRGLKERYEVHHGVRIKDAALVAAAKLSHRYIGDRFLPDKAIDLIDEAAARLRTEIDSLPAELDEVSRKVLQLEIEREALKKETDPASRARLAALEAELAEKTHALTALKTRWEAEKLSVGRLRTIRQQMETARQEIDRAERSYDLNRVAELRYGELPRLERDLAAEEQHLVQKQGESRLLKENVDEEDIALVVSRWTGIPVTRLLEGELEKLLKLEELLHRRVIGQDEAVQAVADAVLRARSGIKDPNRPIGSFLFLGPTGVGKTELARALAATLFDDAANLVRIDMSEYMEKHTVARLLGAPPGYIGYDDGGQLTEAVRRHPFSVILFDEIEKAHQDVFNVLLQVLDDGRLTDSQGRTVDFKNTVLIMTSNIGSQEILDAPAHHTSYDEMRTVVMGELRKHFRPEFLNRVDETVVFHPLTTQHLTAIVAIQVTQLRERLEERRILLTLTSAATANLATRGYDAVYGARPLKRLIQQELETPIARLLVKGEVKDGDTVTVDTKNEQLVVIASPGSGRG from the coding sequence GCCGTTGCTCGAACGCTCCGGTGTCGCTCTCTCCGCAGTGCAGCAGGCAGCCGAACAGGCGTTGACGAAACTGCCGCAGGTGCAGGGAGCGGGCGCCGCTCCAGGCCAGATCCACGTGGCGACCCGGCTCTCCACCACCCTGACACAGGCCGAGCAAGAGCGGCAGGCGCTCAAGGACGAGTATCTCAGCGTCGAACACGTACTGCTGGCGATGGTCGAGGCCGGCGGCGTCTTTAAGAAGCTCGGCCTCACGCGCGCCAAACTGCTCGACGCTCTGCATCAGGTCCGTGGCAATCAACGCGTCACCAGCCAGGACCCTGAAACAACCTATCAGGCCTTGGAAAAATACGGCCGCGACCTGACGACATTAGCCTCGCAAGGCAAACTCGATCCGGTAATCGGGCGGGACGATGAAATCCGCCGGACCATTCAAATTCTCTCGCGACGCACGAAGAACAATCCCGTTCTGATCGGCGAACCGGGCGTCGGCAAGACCGCCATCGTCGAAGGGCTGGCCCAGCGCATCATCAAAGGGGATGTCCCGGAAGGCTTGAAGCAGAAGCGCGTCGTCGTGCTGGACATGGGGGCGCTCGTGGCCGGGGCAAAATTCCGCGGCGATTTCGAGGAACGGCTCAAGGCCGTGCTCAAGGAAATCCAGTCCGCGCAAGGGGACGTCCTGCTGTTCATTGACGAACTGCATACTGTCGTTGGTGCCGGCGCGGCCGAAGGCTCCATGGACGCGGCCAATCTGCTCAAACCGATGCTGGCGCGTGGTGAACTGCACATGATCGGGGCGACCACGCTCGACGAATACCGCAAACACGTCGAAAAAGACGCGGCCCTGGAGCGGCGCTTCCAGCCGGTACTCGTGGATCAGCCCACCGTGGACAACACGATTTCGATCCTGCGCGGACTGAAAGAACGCTACGAAGTACACCACGGCGTGCGGATCAAGGACGCGGCGCTGGTCGCGGCCGCCAAGCTCTCCCATCGCTACATCGGCGACCGGTTCCTCCCCGACAAGGCCATCGATCTAATCGACGAGGCCGCCGCGCGCCTACGCACAGAAATCGATAGCCTTCCGGCTGAGCTCGATGAAGTCTCCCGCAAGGTCCTGCAACTAGAGATCGAGCGCGAGGCGCTGAAAAAGGAAACCGATCCGGCCAGCCGTGCGCGACTGGCTGCGCTGGAAGCGGAGCTGGCAGAAAAAACCCACGCTCTCACGGCGCTCAAAACACGGTGGGAGGCGGAAAAGTTGTCTGTCGGCCGGCTGCGGACGATTCGGCAGCAGATGGAAACAGCCCGGCAGGAGATCGACCGCGCGGAACGGTCCTACGACCTCAACCGGGTGGCCGAACTCCGCTATGGCGAACTGCCCCGCTTGGAACGGGACCTGGCGGCGGAGGAGCAGCACCTGGTTCAAAAACAGGGCGAAAGCCGCCTACTCAAGGAGAACGTCGACGAGGAAGACATCGCGCTGGTGGTCAGCCGGTGGACTGGGATTCCGGTCACGCGGCTGCTTGAAGGCGAGCTGGAAAAACTGCTCAAGCTGGAGGAGCTGCTGCACCGCCGCGTGATCGGACAGGACGAGGCGGTGCAAGCCGTGGCCGATGCGGTACTGCGCGCCCGCTCCGGGATCAAGGACCCCAACCGGCCAATTGGGTCCTTCCTGTTTCTGGGACCGACCGGCGTCGGAAAGACAGAGCTGGCGCGGGCGCTGGCGGCGACACTCTTTGACGACGCGGCCAACCTGGTCCGGATCGACATGTCCGAATACATGGAAAAACACACGGTGGCGCGGCTCCTTGGCGCCCCCCCGGGCTACATCGGCTACGACGACGGCGGCCAACTCACCGAGGCCGTCCGCCGGCATCCGTTCTCGGTGATCCTCTTCGACGAGATTGAAAAGGCACACCAGGACGTCTTTAACGTGCTGTTGCAGGTCTTAGACGACGGCCGTCTCACCGACTCCCAGGGCCGGACGGTGGACTTCAAGAACACCGTGCTGATCATGACGTCGAATATCGGTAGCCAGGAGATTCTTGACGCCCCCGCGCACCACACATCCTACGACGAGATGCGGACGGTGGTAATGGGCGAGTTGCGGAAGCACTTTCGCCCGGAATTTCTCAACCGCGTGGACGAAACAGTCGTCTTCCATCCGCTGACGACGCAGCACCTGACGGCGATCGTTGCCATTCAAGTGACGCAGCTGCGGGAGCGCTTGGAGGAGCGGCGCATCCTGCTCACGCTCACTTCAGCGGCGACCGCTAATCTGGCCACGCGCGGCTACGATGCCGTCTACGGCGCCCGTCCGCTCAAGCGGCTTATTCAGCAGGAATTGGAAACCCCGATCGCGCGGCTCCTGGTCAAGGGAGAAGTCAAGGACGGCGATACAGTGACGGTGGATACGAAAAACGAACAGTTGGTGGTGATTGCCTCGCCCGGGTCCGGCCGAGGCTGA
- the gnd gene encoding decarboxylating 6-phosphogluconate dehydrogenase, with the protein MELGFIGLGKMGMNMVTRLQRDKHRVVVYDRTADLVKQAEGVGCVGAVSLAELVAKLTAPKAIWIMVPSGAPTDDTVTAVAALLQPGDTIIDGGNTRFVDDIRRAAELTKKGIAYVDVGTSGGIWGLTTGYCLMVGGEHASVTRLAPLFTTLAPENGWAHLGGCGAGHYVKMVHNGIEYSMMQGYAEGFELMAKSAYQLDLAKIADLWMHGSVVRSWLLELAAGALSQDPKLEKLKGYVQDSGEGRWMIADALDKDVPVPTLATALFTRFRSRQEESFAEKMLAALRNAFGGHAVRKR; encoded by the coding sequence ATGGAGCTGGGATTCATCGGCTTGGGCAAGATGGGCATGAACATGGTCACGCGCCTCCAACGCGACAAGCATCGCGTTGTTGTCTATGATCGTACGGCTGATCTGGTCAAGCAAGCCGAAGGGGTCGGGTGCGTTGGGGCTGTCTCCCTCGCCGAGTTGGTAGCCAAGCTGACTGCGCCAAAAGCCATCTGGATCATGGTTCCCTCCGGAGCCCCGACTGACGACACCGTCACCGCCGTCGCCGCGCTGCTGCAGCCAGGCGACACGATCATCGACGGCGGCAACACCCGGTTTGTGGATGACATCCGTCGCGCAGCCGAGCTCACGAAAAAGGGTATCGCCTACGTAGACGTCGGTACCAGCGGCGGCATCTGGGGCCTCACGACCGGCTACTGCCTCATGGTTGGCGGCGAGCACGCATCCGTCACCCGGTTGGCGCCGCTCTTTACGACGCTCGCACCCGAAAATGGTTGGGCCCATCTGGGCGGCTGCGGCGCGGGCCACTATGTGAAGATGGTCCACAACGGCATCGAGTACAGCATGATGCAGGGCTACGCGGAGGGCTTTGAACTGATGGCCAAAAGCGCGTATCAGCTTGACCTGGCCAAGATCGCCGACCTCTGGATGCATGGCAGCGTCGTGCGATCCTGGCTACTCGAGCTGGCGGCGGGTGCGCTCTCGCAGGATCCCAAGCTTGAAAAGCTCAAGGGATACGTGCAGGACTCTGGCGAAGGGCGCTGGATGATTGCGGACGCACTCGACAAGGACGTCCCCGTCCCGACGCTGGCGACGGCTCTGTTTACACGGTTTCGGTCGCGGCAGGAGGAATCGTTTGCGGAGAAAATGTTGGCGGCGCTGCGCAACGCCTTCGGCGGACACGCGGTCCGGAAGCGGTAA